The following coding sequences lie in one Nakaseomyces glabratus chromosome I, complete sequence genomic window:
- a CDS encoding pyridoxal 5'-phosphate synthase (CAGL0I06424g~Ortholog(s) have cytosol, nucleus localization) produces the protein MPCTEKFPGHLIHLIKTSKYVHVGTCSKDCVPSVSLMNYSYIPRDKTFDQENDKNDYIIFATNKDSEKYHNMVANPPVSLLFHDWITANNLSVRKASLSQTPTPDPASTQLNPASGTGGGAIPNSHPSKLLNLLHELNQAELNQMSANIKGHAKIVNPATEESKFYKQLLLKTNPDAEVFILGDNTVIVKVKIESAKVTDSENNTAVYK, from the coding sequence ATGCCTTgtactgaaaaatttccaGGACATTTGATTCACTTAATCAAAACTTCCAAGTATGTACATGTTGGTACATGTTCTAAGGATTGTGTTCCATCTGTATCGTTGATGAACTATTCATATATTCCAAGAGATAAAACCTTTGATCAAGAGAATGACAAGAATGATTACATAATTTTTGCTACCAACAAGGATTCCGAGAAATACCATAATATGGTTGCTAATCCTCCCGTTTCACTTTTGTTTCATGATTGGATTACAGCAAATAATTTATCTGTGAGGAAAGCTAGTTTATCACAGACCCCAACACCTGATCCTGCTTCTACACAGCTGAATCCTGCTTCCGGTACGGGGGGCGGTGCAATTCCAAACTCACATCCAAGCAAACTGCTTAACCTATTGCATGAACTAAATCAGGCTGAATTGAATCAAATGAGTGCTAATATCAAAGGCCATGCAAAGATTGTTAATCCAGCTACTGAGGAATCTAAATTCTACAAGCAATTACTTCTGAAGACTAATCCAGACGCTGAGGTTTTCATTCTAGGTGATAACACTGTTATTGTCAAGGTTAAGATCGAGAGTGCTAAGGTGACAGATAGCGAAAATAACACCGCTGTTTACAAATGA
- the BSP1 gene encoding Bsp1p (CAGL0I06446g~Ortholog(s) have protein binding, bridging activity, role in actin cortical patch localization and actin cortical patch, cellular bud neck, cellular bud tip, mating projection tip, membrane localization), protein MTKDAEVEEFLKRVEDLDGKINKPPIVKKKPQHLSTTPIENDDTLDGNLVYKSAFNYEKSFGSKKPVGVIGLDKEDDRKFLVSEEDYKLLQKIKMEQQQQHLSERHHRHIEPVRHIIPDRHSKPIFHNEPVIVREESEDEAPPLPSRNRASSENVVKSTTSAPPLLPRRRYKDDITAKKLDVVSDNVNSSNKIKEMSSISDKNKSKPPLPEKKTFLKSLEDNKLTTSNYKDQDKGPELKPTRNVDFLESVQLKSPPQSPSKMKTIEEKHFKLNSPKKDGFIVSVLSSEENSRSSLSEKPSNEGNYHLSGGLTTKAEKKKPVVPPKKDIKLKDIELEKVDKTGKGGDGKQIEPEFQKIVLNKRTPPPVSKRKPSIPEALLKAQNLSKNTENKKSVAQSKESIDMLPKLNKKGPPVPQRKVSMPEALKKLESMKNKNSTTENVQKDNGEESEISDSEPESINNKLESVLKRANTSGQIGSKHIGHLPPRAATTGDLLSKKEPHTTQSLSHPNKSRSRGPKRKLPTKI, encoded by the coding sequence ATGACCAAAGATGCCGAAGTTGAAGAGTTTTTAAAGCGGGTTGAGGATCTTGACGGGAAGATCAATAAACCTCCAATtgtgaagaagaaaccgCAGCATTTGAGTACCACCCCAATAGAAAACGATGATACACTTGATGGTAATTTAGTTTATAAATCGGCGTTTAATTATGAGAAGAGTTTTGGTTCGAAGAAGCCAGTTGGAGTAATTGGATTGGATAAAGAAGACGATAGGAAATTTCTTGTCTCAGAAGAAGACTATAAATTATTGcagaaaatcaaaatggaacagcaacaacagcatCTATCCGAGAGACATCATCGCCATATTGAGCCGGTTCGCCATATCATCCCCGATAGGCACTCTAAACCTATATTTCACAATGAACCAGTAATAGTAAGAGAAGAGAGTGAAGATGAAGCTCCACCATTGCCTTCCAGGAATCGTGCTAGCTCTGAGAATGTTGTAAAGAGTACAACATCTGCTCCTCCGTTACTACCTAGAAGAAGGTATAAGGACGATATAACGGCAAAAAAACTTGATGTGGTTTCAGATAATGTGAATAGTTCAAACAAGATCAAAGAAATGTCATCAATAtcagataaaaataaatcaaaacCTCCATTACCAGAAAAGAAgacatttttgaaatcacTTGAAGATAACAAACTAACTACCAGTAATTATAAAGATCAAGACAAAGGACCTGAACTAAAACCAACAAGGAATGTCGATTTCTTGGAATCAGTCCAACTGAAATCACCGCCTCAATCGCCATCGAAGATGAAAACTATAGAGGAAAAGCATTTTAAATTGAATTCGCCCAAAAAAGACGGTTTTATAGTTTCGGTATTGAGCTCAGAAGAGAACTCCAGATCCTCCTTGAGTGAAAAACCGAGTAATGAAGGCAATTACCATTTGTCTGGAGGACTCACAACAaaagctgaaaagaaaaagccTGTAGTTCCGCCAAAGAAGGAtataaaattgaaggatATCGAGTTAGAAAAGGTCGACAAGACAGGAAAAGGGGGGGATGGTAAACAAATTGAGCCAGAGTTTCAAAAGATAGTCCTAAACAAAAGAACTCCACCGCCTGTATCTAAGCGTAAGCCATCTATTCCGGAAGCCTTATTGAAAGCTCAAAATTTATCCAAGAACACTGAGAATAAGAAATCTGTTGCCCAAAGCAAGGAGTCAATTGACATGCTTCCTAAACTGAATAAAAAAGGACCCCCAGTTCCTCAACGGAAAGTCTCTATGCCTGAAGCACTTAAGAAGCTGGAATCTATGAAGAATAAAAACTCCACGACAGAAAATGTACAAAAGGACAATGGTGAGGAATCTGAGATTTCAGACTCAGAGCCGGAGAGCATTAACAATAAGTTGGAATCCGTTCTCAAACGAGCTAATACATCAGGCCAAATTGGGAGCAAGCATATTGGTCATTTACCACCTAGAGCTGCAACAACTGGAGACTTGTTAAGTAAAAAAGAACCGCATACTACACAATCTCTAAGTCATCCAAATAAATCACGCAGTCGTGGtccaaaaagaaagctgCCTACCAAAATATAG
- a CDS encoding uncharacterized protein (CAGL0I06457g~Ortholog(s) have endoplasmic reticulum localization), which yields MNPVVSSGKAWFCTILSAFGVVILSVIAHLFNTNHESFVGSINDPEDGPAVAKTVYLAALVYLVFFVFCGFQAYLSTRRRSIKLR from the exons ATGAATCCAGTTGTATCT AGTGGTAAAGCTTGGTTTTGTACAATATTATCCGCTTTTGGGGTGGTGATACTATCGGTAATAGCACATTTGTTTAACACAAATCATGAATCCTTTGTGGGATCTATTAACGATCCCGAGGACGGGCCAGC TGTTGCAAAGACGGTGTATCTTGCTGCGTTAGTTTACTTGGTGTTCTTTGTGTTCTGTGGTTTCCAAGCCTACTTGAGCACCAGAAGAAGGTCAATTAAATTACGTTAG
- the JIP5 gene encoding Jip5p (CAGL0I06490g~Ortholog(s) have role in ribosomal large subunit biogenesis and nucleolus localization) yields the protein MGKKKTSVVQSDELPVIEFRYAEPLFQFVCHPEEPMVVSALATGHVLCHRYDAELLTEKLREARKVQEAVKVEEKKQTLWTVVDVDAADKHPVLPSGVTLLWRTKRHKGSVRALAIDHDGKHVYTIGADNVLKKADTHSGKVVKKVTLDGGSKVTKLVKSATHDFLVMGDEVGTIVVLDSNDLTTKNTLTKIHGGDAINDIFQFCKRSVYKYISLGQTTLAYWDTREPKMKQPKKNSGNQTEEELSNIMCSDDQEDEILCGAFVDPIEGDTLVCGMGEGTLTVWKPKKNDLEDQLTRVKIAKGESIDTVISTLQDDNCVWCGCSNGLLYKVDTKRGKIVEIRKHSGLDEVGMLDLDFEYRLVSGGMDKLKIWEVPKEENSDSDSDSDINDDSEAGLSSSEDSDSDSELGSGSESEVESDASSKSDSDLEECTGSDLPGDIEGSEGENNSNDDDNHDDREELWKELDQPTSDEEEPPKKRSLKVKDKKNKKFKKNENNLSHGITKFDGL from the coding sequence ATggggaagaagaagacgagTGTTGTGCAGTCTGATGAGTTGCCTGTGATTGAGTTTCGGTATGCGGAGCCGTTGTTCCAGTTTGTGTGTCACCCCGAGGAGCCTATGGTGGTGAGTGCGCTGGCTACGGGCCATGTGCTGTGCCATCGGTATGATGCTGAGCTGCTGACTGAGAAGTTGCGGGAGGCGAGGAAAGTGCAGGAGGCTGTGAAGGTTgaggagaagaagcagaCGCTGTGGACTGTGGTGGATGTGGACGCCGCGGACAAGCATCCTGTTCTGCCCAGTGGGGTGACGTTGTTGTGGAGGACCAAGAGGCACAAAGGCAGTGTGCGTGCGTTGGCCATTGACCACGACGGTAAGCATGTCTACACTATTGGTGCGGACAACGTTCTCAAGAAGGCGGACACGCATAGCGGGAAAGTGGTCAAGAAGGTGACGCTGGATGGTGGCTCTAAAGTCACGAAGCTGGTGAAGTCGGCTACCCATGATTTCCTGGTGATGGGTGATGAAGTTGGCACCATCGTGGTGCTGGACAGTAATGATCTGACTACGAAGAACACTCTGACCAAGATCCACGGGGGAGATGCCATCAACGACATATTCCAATTCTGCAAGAGGTCGGTCTACAAATATATCTCCTTGGGTCAAACTACGCTGGCCTACTGGGACACTAGAGAGCCCAAGATGAAGCAACCGAAGAAGAACAGTGGGAACCAAACCGAGGAAGAGCTCTCTAATATCATGTGTAGCGATGACCAAGAGGACGAAATTTTGTGTGGTGCATTTGTGGATCCAATTGAGGGTGATACTTTAGTATGTGGTATGGGTGAAGGGACACTGACTGTTTGGAAACCTAAGAAGAACGACTTGGAAGATCAACTGACGAGAGTGAAGATTGCAAAGGGTGAGAGTATCGATACCGTGATATCAACTCTCCAAGACGATAACTGTGTTTGGTGTGGTTGTTCCAACGGTTTACTGTATAAGGTTGACACTAAGCGTGGTaaaattgttgaaattaGAAAGCACAGTGGACTTGATGAAGTAGGTATGCTAGATCTCGATTTCGAATACAGACTTGTTTCAGGCGGTATGGATAAGCTGAAAATTTGGGAAGTAccaaaggaagaaaatTCGGACTCAGACTCAGACTCAGATATAAATGACGACTCAGAAGCCGGTTTGTCCTCATCTGAAGATTCCGATTCCGACTCGGAGTTAGGATCTGGTTCAGAATCGGAAGTTGAATCTGATGCCAGCTCTAAATCTGACAGTGACCTGGAAGAATGTACTGGTAGTGATCTTCCTGGTGATATAGAAGGTAGTGAGGGCGAAAATAACAGCAATGATGACGACAATCACGACGATCGTGAAGAACTGTGGAAAGAACTTGATCAACCTActtctgatgaagaagagccTCCCAAGAAAAGATCACTAAAAGTGAAggataaaaagaataagaagTTTAAAAAGAATGAGAATAACTTATCTCATGGTATTACCAAATTTGATGgtttgtaa
- the BEM2 gene encoding GTPase-activating protein BEM2 (CAGL0I06512g~Ortholog(s) have GTPase activator activity, mRNA binding activity and role in actin cytoskeleton organization, negative regulation of Rho protein signal transduction): MKNLLWPKNRKSKKASAGGAGTGSDAGTDASSSLRSTSSLSVNKLTHSSSHGASLDNYIAQAKRGSRSSRSSQNLLASNKSKRMSSANMRNITNPENTMSSGNEQAHGSGKLGYGALGKLKGSASRSQVSLHSMRQDSAGSTHQHSKEEAGSILSDDVTSIDSRRSQHLSTLDSSGKIPDHVNVNSSRTFSKSRESLQSISGKSSTSPQPTHTLLHGASDDNRNTLASIDSNITETTIISDGGPDNVNLTFENYDETVLKVGWLNKSQGQVTVPLSSTHSTSGVTTTAADYQPRNRESRIYETNTLDSSDDMSGKTVTTLPDSQITIPDYRVFRAQLKGSLLTLYKSSLGSHVKCFDPSLKSLESDLTTKESNRQSVIPSKSKQKSSTKNDVIPKSVTLKHLSVTGPHPDLKVDKHGIVIGGTVEAICHDILFTTKPIHLLHKKHSKISNNNSDDDVEVQKSLVNFLIILPMLDHFIKFIITFNQFGLTFTKHKSKISSTSSQYVRITEVVDTQISNRLVLVIRTILEFTPAYLLDDNIFQSIITLIDTISLHNDAICNQIKIDVATRCNELNKLTKFSKTNINNKDGFLPMESLVDVNRFMELDPSKFAEEVHSINLEFNKVWAPRKDFSLLYDSKFNNKNILSLSPLIFNNKDNVHFLGRLLVTHLFSTNHRSKEQCRKTAEVLNRWVLLGCKFEQLGDMVSWLAIATVICSIPILRLGAIWKYMPESTVKIILNDWVPTIVQLDRRQISSKSTGSVFILAPPNLDDPNIKNNIVSYFGDLIIHADDLPNDVKIKYLAKKINRTKNAFHKWQSRVDKDNSTGQAATFKSIDPNSSMVYDFWNFHIHQPPMNINDIMKQSIKCEPALVNQSVYSSIGLKRSSLMTGSYLPTLFNNFLNSYSIFPKEVLIGAAGVLADTNISRQSMLAAKELKISEPISQVVPGSLNYEHRYSQITGLDNIDGPVKKEIAGKPLNKHHLLKSIRDAFNVDLDVFHVGDDLVFKSITTNQGKSRPSSIVIDTPKRFSQYSTSNSSPSTPKLNRESTTIVRLSKGFENLDLFDNVGNLSDSLKELNIDVALKSASIERIYDLLVLTVSAFSRLVDSVDLTKYYKGRRSFDNNTNDLSDIGLLDFAYIKINMDNAAYTETFFNTYKSFTTTVNVLEGLARRFIGAKSCALSIEKIIGNENLDSLKDETLKSKLSQLNAKKFPLWDLNVNKNETVNLGFLAKVQIGAMEAIYYLVKHHYNDFTDDMNCHTTMLDIVKIIEEEITVEWEHRLKTSKENNLFDNVAHQELENLIKRLRELFNILKSTYRKQLYKPLNISKTERNSSNLSEQFKTLPYEDYIAFLSEGEGDKLYLNFKNMNYDDYDSIHAWVNDINNIVTSRFAAVTRMEWFQLYQQLDLLSNASLTSFFQYPLSAKSFSTINTGNPLLNEVEITDVFEWISTLNTKTSDVNELFIDKIPSSIKVLIEMHNSLKSFFVSELANVSASLEERKKVYCTILQLLNYVRWKNSSLNLFEGEIDNENIISPHIPSFIETTLCRAIVSPESRFNELLWKHAHYTLSTSDDKYSLKSISNILDDLNVSHIRAFLEIDNVYTAKPQNLCPCPGWFITRLLEISQFVPNMSISNTKLVNFDKRRFVCNIIYNILEILPKDIELATTAESHRMLFTKLLGDNAELREKLRSKALEDAKEEGYQNTGIFNNILVDEVDKIRREHKKKESLTLQEAENQRSLNLQKNYAINKHDSLLLTSSTSNVSANSAHLLRNKRSSTASLASRSSVISGTSHSGVGRKIGGFFRRPFSISGFNSTGQGIPPNGVQDKFISPDNLPHLESNILQDYKPALTIKTFEIKSIVDIINHNKVSSYAHAFRIVMQDGSEHMVQAVSSEEALEWIRLIKISKRYSFHSKKYSGQTRNKIFGVPLEDLCVRENTLIPSIVVKLLEEIELRGLDEVGLYRVPGSVGSINALKNAFDEEGATNNTFTLEDDRWFEINAIAGCFKMYLRELPDSLFTNNMFGDFTKVALQYKTSAIDFEAYKAEIKRLLSLLPPCYYATLERIVIHLNKVHRHLMNNRMDASNLSIVFAMSFIDQDDLSSSMGPTLGAVQSILQKFITNPEDYF; this comes from the coding sequence atgaagaatttgCTCTGGCCCAAGAACAGGAAGTCTAAGAAAGCCAGTGCCGGCGGAGCCGGCACGGGCTCTGACGCAGGCACTGATGCGTCCTCGTCGCTTCGGAGTACTAGCTCGCTGTCCGTGAATAAGCTCACGCACAGCAGCTCGCATGGCGCGTCGCTGGATAACTACATCGCGCAGGCTAAGCGCGGGAGCCGGAGCTCGCGATCCAGCCAGAACTTGCTCGCGTCGAACAAGAGCAAACGGATGAGCTCCGCCAACATGCGCAACATCACTAACCCTGAGAACACAATGTCCAGCGGCAACGAACAGGCGCACGGCTCTGGAAAGCTCGGCTACGGCGCCCTGGGGAAGCTGAAGGGATCGGCCTCGCGGTCCCAGGTGTCGCTCCACTCCATGCGACAGGACAGCGCCGGCTCCACGCATCAGCATAGCAAGGAGGAAGCCGGCTCGATCCTCTCCGATGACGTGACAAGCATAGACTCCAGGAGATCACAACATCTGTCCACCTTGGACTCATCAGGGAAAATACCCGATCACGTGAACGTAAACAGTAGCAGAACCTTCAGCAAGTCAAGAGAGTCCCTGCAATCCATCTCGGGCAAGTCGTCCACTTCGCCGCAGCCTACGCACACACTCCTGCACGGGGCTTCAGATGACAACAGGAACACGCTCGCGTCAATTGACTCGAACATAACCGAAACAACGATTATCAGCGACGGCGGCCCCGATAACGTAAACTTAACGTTTGAAAACTACGACGAAACGGTGCTGAAAGTGGGCTGGCTGAACAAATCACAAGGTCAAGTCACAGTACCGTTGAGTTCTACGCATTCTACCAGCGGAGTCACTACAACAGCTGCCGATTATCAACCCAGAAATAGAGAGAGCAGAATATATGAGACTAACACACTAGATAGCTCTGATGATATGAGCGGGAAGACTGTGACAACTCTGCCTGACTCACAGATAACAATACCTGATTATAGAGTATTTAGAGCTCAATTGAAAGGTTCATTACTGACTTTATACAAGAGCTCTTTGGGGTCCCATGTGAAATGCTTTGATCCCAGCTTAAAGTCTCTTGAGAGCGATTTGACTACAAAAGAAAGTAATAGACAATCTGTGATTCCTTCAAAAAGTAAGCAGAAAAGTAGTACTAAAAATGATGTCATACCGAAATCAGTCACATTAAAACATCTAAGCGTTACGGGACCTCATCCTGATCTCAAAGTTGATAAGCATGGAATTGTTATCGGCGGAACTGTAGAGGCCATATGTCATGATATATTATTCACAACAAAACCCATTCATTTATTGCACAAGAAACACTCAAAGATCTCCAACAATAATTCAGATGATGACGTCGAAGTCCAAAAAAGTCTTGTTAATTTCCTAATTATTTTACCGATGCTGGatcattttatcaaatttattataaCGTTCAATCAATTTGGTCTAACTTTTACAAAACACAAGTCTAAGATTAGTTCCACATCATCACAATACGTTCGAATCACAGAAGTTGTAGATACTCAAATAAGCAACAGGTTAGTCCTGGTCATAAGAACTATACTAGAATTCACTCCAGCCTATTTACTCGATGACAATATCTTCCAGTCCATTATAACTCTTATCGATACAATTTCGTTACACAACGATGCAATTTGTAATCAAATAAAGATCGATGTGGCCACTCGTTGTAACGAGTTGAATAAACTGACCAAGTTCAGTAAGACTAACATTAACAATAAAGATGGATTTCTTCCTATGGAAAGTTTGGTTGACGTTAATAGATTCATGGAACTAGATCCTTCCAAATTTGCAGAGGAAGTACACTCGATCAACCTGGAATTCAACAAAGTTTGGGCCCCTAGAAAGGATTTTTCTCTGCTCTATGACTCCaaattcaacaacaaaaatatattatcaTTGAGCCCTCTaattttcaataacaaGGATAATGTACATTTTCTGGGCAGACTCCTAGTTACACACTTATTCTCAACTAACCATAGGAGTAAGGAGCAATGCAGAAAAACTGCAGAAGTTTTGAACAGATGGGTGCTTCTTGGTTGCAAATTCGAGCAATTAGGCGACATGGTATCGTGGTTGGCAATTGCAACTGTGATTTGCTCCATTCCAATTCTGAGACTAGGCGCCATATGGAAATATATGCCCGAATCAACTGTTAAAATCATTTTAAATGATTGGGTACCTACAATTGTTCAGTTAGACAGGAGACAGATATCATCTAAATCCACAGGAAGCGTTTTTATTTTGGCGCCACCCAATTTAGATGATCCCAACATtaagaataatattgttTCATATTTTGGTGATCTTATCATTCATGCCGATGATCTTCCCAACGATGTTAAGATTAAATATCTAGCTAAGAAAATAAACAGGACAAAAAATGCTTTCCATAAATGGCAATCTCGTGTCGATAAAGATAATAGTACTGGACAAGCCGCCACATTTAAGTCAATTGATCCTAACTCTTCTATGGTTTATGATTTCTGGAATTTCCATATCCATCAACCTCCTATGaatattaatgatattatgAAACAGAGTATCAAATGTGAACCGGCCTTGGTAAACCAAAGTGTTTATTCCAGTATTGGGCTTAAAAGAAGCTCTTTAATGACCGGTAGCTATTTGCCAACTCTTTTCAATAACTTCCTCAATTCATACTCAATATTTCCGAAGGAGGTTTTGATCGGTGCAGCTGGTGTTTTAGCGGATACAAACATAAGCAGACAATCAATGCTTGCGGCAAAGGAGCTTAAAATCAGTGAACCTATATCTCAAGTGGTTCCAGGATCCTTAAACTATGAGCACAGGTATAGCCAAATCACAGGTTTGGACAACATTGATGGCCCtgtaaagaaagaaattgctgGGAAACCTCTCAACAAGCACCATCTTCTGAAATCTATCCGAGATGCTTTCAATGTTGATTTGGATGTCTTTCATGTAGGCGATGATCTTGTTTTCAAATCAATTACAACTAACCAGGGTAAATCAAGACCATCAAGCATCGTTATTGACACGCCAAAGAGGTTCTCACAATATTCTACCTCTAACAGTAGTCCTTCTACACCAAAACTCAATAGGGAATCCACTACCATTGTTAGATTAAGCAAAGGATTCGAGAATTTGGATTTGTTTGATAATGTGGGCAACTTATCGGATAGCCTAAAGGAGCTAAACATTGATGTTGCTTTAAAGTCAGCCAGTATCGAGAGAATATATGACTTATTGGTCCTAACTGTCTCAGCTTTTTCTAGACTTGTTGACTCTGTTGATCTTACAAAATACTATAAGGGCAGGAGATCTTTTGATAACAATACAAATGACTTATCTGACATAGGCCTATTAGACTTTGCCTATATTAAAATCAACATGGATAATGCGGCTTATACGGAAACCTTTTTCAATACCTATAAGAGCTTCACTACAACAGTCAATGTGTTAGAAGGTTTGGCTAGAAGATTCATTGGCGCCAAGAGTTGTGCTCTATCCATCGAGAAAATTATTGGTAATGAAAATCTGGATTCACTTAAGGACGAAACTTTAAAGTCAAAGTTGTCTCAATTAAATGCAAAGAAATTCCCTCTATGGGATTTGAATGTGAATAAAAATGAGACTGTAAACTTAGGATTTCTAGCTAAAGTTCAAATTGGAGCCATGGAGGCTATCTATTATTTAGTTAAACATCATTATAATGATTTTACGGATGATATGAACTGCCACACAACAATGCTAGATATTGTTAAGATTATAGAGGAGGAAATAACAGTTGAGTGGGAACATCGCTTGAAAACATCAAAAGAGAATAACTTATTCGATAATGTTGCACATCAGGAGCTCGAGAATTTAATCAAAAGATTAAGAGAactattcaatattttgaaatccACATATAGAAAGCAACTATACAAACCTCTGAACATCTCCAAAACCGAAAGAAACTCGTCAAACTTATCAGAACAGTTCAAAACCCTTCCTTACGAAGATTATATAGCATTTTTGTCGGAGGGCGAAGGCGACAAGCtatatttgaatttcaagaacatgAATTATGATGACTATGATTCTATTCATGCATGGGTAAATGACATAAACAATATCGTAACTTCCAGATTTGCTGCAGTCACTAGAATGGAGTGGTTTCAACTCTACCAACAACTCGATCTGCTATCAAATGCTAGTCTTACTTCTTTCTTCCAATATCCGTTAAGCGCTAAATCCTTTTCAACAATCAACACTGGAAATCCTCTTTTGAATGAAGTTGAAATAACTGATGTTTTTGAATGGATTTCAACATTAAATACCAAAACATCAGATGTGAATGAACTATTTATTGATAAAATTCCATCCTCAATAAAAGTTTTAATCGAAATGCATAACAGTCTCAAGtcattttttgtttctgaGCTAGCGAATGTTAGTGCAAGTTTggaagaaaggaaaaaagtGTATTGTACCATCCTACAACTTCTCAACTATGTTCGTTGGAAAAATTCatcattgaatttatttgAAGGCGAAATtgataatgaaaacatAATCTCACCGCATATCCCCTCATTCATTGAAACCACATTATGTAGAGCAATTGTTTCCCCTGAGTCTAGATTTAACGAGTTGCTTTGGAAGCATGCCCATTATACCTTATCAACATCTGATGACAAATACTCTTTGAAgtcaatttcaaatatctTGGACGACTTAAATGTCTCACATATTCGAGCATTTTTGGAAATCGATAATGTCTATACTGCTAAACCTCAAAATTTATGCCCTTGCCCAGGCTGGTTTATAACAAGATTACTTGAAATTTCACAGTTTGTTCCAAATATGAGCATATCCAATACAAAACTAGTTAACTTTGATAAGAGGAGATTTGTTTGCAACATAATCTATAACATATTGGAAATCCTCCCAAAAGATATTGAGTTAGCTACAACGGCAGAATCACATAGAATGCTGTTTACCAAATTATTAGGCGATAATGCCGAGCTAAGGGAAAAGTTACGTTCAAAGGCACTGGAAGAtgccaaagaagaaggttACCAAAATACAGGTATATTCAATAATATTCTGGTAGATGAGGTCGATAAAATTCGTAGGGAAcataagaagaaggaatCTTTGACATTACAGGAAGCTGAAAATCAAAGATCTCTGAACTTGCAGAAAAACTACGCAATAAACAAGCATGATTCACTACTACTGACAAGTAGTACCTCTAATGTTTCTGCAAATTCTGCACATTTACTCCGTAATAAAAGAAGCTCCACTGCATCTTTAGCATCAAGAAGTTCTGTGATCTCAGGAACCAGTCATTCGGGAGTAGGCCGAAAAATTGGAGGCTTTTTCAGGAGACCATTTTCGATTAGTGGTTTCAATAGTACTGGGCAAGGAATACCACCAAATGGAGTTCAAGATAAGTTCATTTCACCTGATAATCTACCACATCTTgaatcaaatatattacaGGATTATAAACCTGCATTGACAATAAAAACTTTTGAGATCAAATCTATTGTTGACATAATCAACCATAATAAAGTATCTTCTTACGCTCATGCTTTTCGTATAGTTATGCAGGACGGTAGCGAGCATATGGTTCAAGCTGTATCATCAGAAGAGGCCTTAGAATGGATTAGATTGATTAAGATTTCTAAGAGATATTCTTTCCATTCGAAAAAATATAGCGGCCAGACCCGTAATAAGATTTTTGGTGTACCATTAGAGGATTTATGTGTTAGAGAAAACACCTTAATCCCATCTATCGTGGTAAAATTGCTCGAGGAAATTGAATTGCGAGGACTGGATGAAGTAGGCCTTTATAGAGTACCAGGTTCGGTTGGAAGTATTAATGCCTTGAAGAATGCTTTTGATGAGGAAGGTGCTACAAATAATACTTTCACGCTTGAAGACGATAGATGGTTTGAAATTAATGCTATAGCAGGCTGTTTCAAGATGTATTTGCGTGAATTACCTGATTCATTATTTACCAATAATATGTTTGGCG